The Streptomyces sp. ICC1 DNA window AGGTCGACAAGAGGCACTTCCCCACCGACAAGGTGTACGGGAACACCCCGCGCCCCGAGCTGCGCCTGATCACCTGCGGCGGCGAGATCAAGGACGGCCACCGGCCCGACAACATCATCCTGTATGCCGATCTCGTGGGCTGAGACGGCGTGAGGCAGAATCGGGCCATGAGCAGCGAGCAGCCCACTGACGAGCCGGCGTACGCAGACCACGTCTACCGCTCACCCATGGCCACGGTCACCGGCGTCCTGATGCTCGCGCTGATCGGGTGGCTCTGCGGGGACACGGTCGTGCGGGGCGGCGGGAACACTCCGTGGATCGCCCTCGCCGTCGCGCTGCTGCTCGCGCCGCTCGTCGTGGCGTTCACGATCCGGCCGGCCGTCTTCGCCAACGCCGACCGGCTGCGCGTGCGGAACCCGTTCCGGATCATCGAGCTCCCCTGGGCCGCCGTCGACTCCGTGCGCGCCACGTTCTCCGCCGAGGTGCTGGCCGAGGGCTCGAAGTACCAGCTGTGGTCGGTGCCCGTGTCCCTGCGGGAGCGCAAGCGGGCGAACCGGGCCCAGCAGGGCGGCCGGCCCAGCCGGCTCGGCGGGCTCATGGGGCGGAGCATGACCGCGCCCGGGGACGGCGGGACGCAGCCGGACGAGGTGCGGCGGGCCGCGGCGGACCGCACCGTGGACGAACTGCGCGAGATGCACGAGCGCGGGGCCTCGCGCTCCGGCGCCCAGGGCAGCGTGAAGGTGACCTGGTCGTACGAGATCATCGCGCCCGCCGTGATCGGCGCGCTGATCCTGATCGTGCTGCTCGCCACGGGCTGACCGGCGCTTTCCTCCGGAACCGCGGGCACCGCGCGGCGCGTCCCTTCAGGTGTGCACCGTCTCAAGGGCAGCGGCAACGCCGCTATTCACCCGCGGACCCGGCTCCTCGCCGCGGTCCTGCTGGCCGCTCACCTCCTGCTCGTCGGCTGGCTGATGCTGCGCCCGCTGGACGTGCCCTGGGCGGCCGCGCCCAATCTGACCCCGCTGGACGGGATCCGGGCCGACCTGTCGGCCGGGCCCCTGGAAGCGGCCCGGCGGATCGGCGGGGCGCTGGCCCTGCTGGCCCCGATCGGGGTCCTGCTGCCGCTGGTCAGCGGGCGAGTCGAGCTGTCGCCGCTGGCCGCGTGGTCCTCGCTGGCCCGGACGGCCGCCGCGGGCGCGCTGGTGTCGGTGGGCGTGGAGATGCTCCAGACCGTGGTGCCGGGGCAGGTGGTCGATGTCGACTCGGTGCTGCTGAACACCCTCGGCGTGGTGCTCGCACACGTGGCCGTCGTGCCGGCGCTGCGGGGCCGGCTGCGGCGGTCTCGGGCGGCTTCCGTCTCCGTGGCGGGCGCCGGGGCCGGTTCCCGGGCCGGTTCCCAGGGCGGCTCCAGGGGTGGCTCCCCGGCCGGTTCTCAGGGGGCTACCCCGAGAATTCCCAGGGTCGGGCTCGGCCCCTGGACCGACGTTCTCTCCTCGATTCAGCGGGAGTATTGAGGCATCGCGGGAAAGCCTCCCGCGAAAACGACTGAGGAGAGACCATGAGCGCCCTTGCCCGCCCCCGTGACGGACGATGGATCGGCGGAGTCTGTGCCGGTCTGGCGCGCCGATTCGGAATATCCGCGAACACGATGCGCACCATCTTCGTCGTCTCGTGCCTGCTCCCCGGCCCGCAGTTCCTGATCTACCTGGCGCTGTGGGTGCTCCTGCCGAATGACAAGACGAGCGCCTCCGGCTCCGCCGCCTGGTAGTCGGGGTCAGCGGGCGGCGCGGACCTTCTGGAGCTGCTTGTCCGTGACCTCGTGCGGGACCTGGGGGGTCTGCCGGCCGCCCGTGACGTTGAGGGCCATGAGGCGCACGACGGAGTCCCCCTGGCGTACGACGACGACGTGCACCTGTGCGGCGGCGCCCTCGGCGGAGGCGCTGGTGGTCCAGCTGACGCTCTCGTCGCCGTCGGTCTTGTAGTCGGCGGCCTTCACGTCGCGGTAGCTGCCGCTCTGCTTCTCGACGGTGGCGGTGAAGCCCGTGCCGCAGGCGGCGACGGCGTCCCTGAGCCGGCTGATCAGCGCCTTGGCGTCGGATTCGGCGTAGGAGCTGACGGAGGCGGAGATCGCGAGGCCCATCTGCTTCTGGGAGCCGACGCCGCGGTTGACCGTCTCGCGCGCGGCCGGGTCGGGCTTGTCGCCCATGATGTCGGCGAGCGGCTGACAGGCCTTGCGGTCGGACTGGGGCTGACCGTCGGGGGCGTTCGGGTTCTTGCCGTTCGCGGAGATCTGGTAGCCGGGCAGGTCGCCCTGTTCCAGGGCGGAGCGCTCCAGCCTGGTGCCGGCCCGCTTGGGCGCGGCGGAGGAGCCCGTGGCCCCGGTGGATCCCGCGGCTCCCGAAGAGTCGGCGGCCGCCGTGTGGCCGGGCGCGCTCGCGGAGCCCTTCTGGTCCGGGGACTTGCCGGGTGCGGGAGTGTGCGTACTGCTGCAGCCCACAGCCGCGAGCAGCAGGGCGGGGAGCAGTGCGGCCGTGGCCGTTGATGCCTTCATGTGCATGATCGAGACCTCATACCCCGTGCTTCGGTGGGCAGTTGGCGGTGATCCTGGCACATGCCGCGACGCGGCACACACCTGCTCGAAGAGGTGTGCACCGCGCGGGCGTGCGTGCGAATCGCGTACGGATCGCGTACGAATTCCTCGCGGGATCCGGAGCGGATCAGGCGCCGAGGCCGCTGGTCGGCAGACCGCCGAGCAGACCGGTCACCGTGCCGAGCGCGGCGGCCGGGTCCGTCGCCTGGGGGGCCTGCTGGCCGCCCTCGGGGCTCACGTGCTGCTGGCTGGTGAGGCCCTGGACGGTGCCCAGCGCCTCGCCGAGACCGACGGCGGGGACGGAGGCCGAGGCGGTCCCGCCGGCGACGGCGGCGAAGGCGGCACCGAGAGCGGCGACACCGAGGGTCTTGGCAGCTGACTGCTTCATGAAGGATCGTCCTTGCGACGGGGAAATGAGCGGCTCCGCAAACTAGTCACTTCAAACCCCCGCCCGCAAACATCATTAAATACGAGAAAGCGCCCGGGAATTGCTCCCCCCGGGCGCTCTCAGTACGTCATTCCATGGCCTACGCCATGACAGAACCGCTGGTCGAAGCGGTCTGCTGGAACAGCCACTCCGACTTCAGCTCCGCATAACCGGGCTTGATGACCTCATTGATCATGGCCAGTCGTTCATCGAAAGGAATGAACGCGGACTTCATCGCATTGACGGTGAACCACTGCATGTCATCCAGCGAGTAGCCGAAGGCGTCGACCAGGTGCTCGAACTCGCGGCTCATGCTGGTGCCGCTCATCAAGCGGTTGTCGGTGTTCACCGTGAGCCTGAAGTGCAGCTTTCGCAGCAGCCCGATCGGGTGCTCGGCATACGAGGCGGCCGCGGCCGTCTGCAGGTTGGACGTCGGGCACATCTCCAGGGGGATGCGCTTGTCCCGGACGTAAGAGGCCAGGCGCCC harbors:
- a CDS encoding PH domain-containing protein, which translates into the protein MSSEQPTDEPAYADHVYRSPMATVTGVLMLALIGWLCGDTVVRGGGNTPWIALAVALLLAPLVVAFTIRPAVFANADRLRVRNPFRIIELPWAAVDSVRATFSAEVLAEGSKYQLWSVPVSLRERKRANRAQQGGRPSRLGGLMGRSMTAPGDGGTQPDEVRRAAADRTVDELREMHERGASRSGAQGSVKVTWSYEIIAPAVIGALILIVLLATG
- a CDS encoding VanZ family protein codes for the protein MHPRTRLLAAVLLAAHLLLVGWLMLRPLDVPWAAAPNLTPLDGIRADLSAGPLEAARRIGGALALLAPIGVLLPLVSGRVELSPLAAWSSLARTAAAGALVSVGVEMLQTVVPGQVVDVDSVLLNTLGVVLAHVAVVPALRGRLRRSRAASVSVAGAGAGSRAGSQGGSRGGSPAGSQGATPRIPRVGLGPWTDVLSSIQREY
- a CDS encoding PspC domain-containing protein, with protein sequence MSALARPRDGRWIGGVCAGLARRFGISANTMRTIFVVSCLLPGPQFLIYLALWVLLPNDKTSASGSAAW